TAAAGTAGTTGTGGTGTGGGACTGGAATTGTGATTCTTCGTTCGTGGGTTAGCTGTCGGAGCCTACAACTAACTTTTCTtgttagtttttttaaaaaaccATCAAAACTTTATTAAAGTTATAGTAATAATGATGTAAAAGGAAAATGTGGAGCATAACTAAATAATCATAATCTCATAATCGATAACATTTTCTTAATGTTTTGATTTATTAAGCTTGCTGCTTCTATTCAAATTTAGTTGCTAACGCCATGCTTTATTCTCATCACTCACCATTAACAACTCATTGTCACAACAGCTTCACATCATCGCATCCCTCATATCACTCAACTCAGAGCCGGCCCTGAAGAAGGGCGGAGAGGACAACCGAACAGGGCCTGTGATTTCGTAGGGCacgtaatttttttaaaaaatccgatattatacatgtaaaaaaaaaattttaatagggtataaccaaaaaaatattaacataggctcacttaaaaaaaatcatattgtttaaactatttagcccattaggttaatgagcccaatacccaaatattttctaaaaactaataaaaaaaagaattttgggcggccctaagggcacgttttttcgagctcgaacaaggTACATGAATTCACAGGGCCGGCCCTGACTCAACTTATGATATACCATTCATCATTCACCAATCGTTTTTCTTTACATACAATTAATTCATATTAGAGGAAGATGGAGAGAGAGGGTGAGCGGGATGAGGGTCAGGCACATGCTTCAGTTTCACAGAATGAGGGGGTGGTCTAGTGTTCACCGCAACCCTGCATTGCAACATCACCTCCATGTACATCTGTTTCAAACCCATAACACATAGCCTTAGAAAgacaaaaaaacatacaaatttccATTTAAACTACATTATTTCAGTTAAATACTTatacaattaattttataattttaCTTTCTAACATCAAAATATATTTAGTCTACAATGTTTCTCTTATCATGTCTATTGCTTGTGTACTGATGAGTCCCTGATACATTATGTTCCAAAAGAAATATATGATGTGAAGAGCACAACTAGAAAAACTATTTCTAgatattaattataaaattaaaataaaataatgtaaATAAATCAAAATAACGTTATTTTAAAAGATTTCATATCAGGCGTGTGAATACACCCTATTATAATGTTAACAACTTAATTTTATCACGCGTTCTAATTGTTAATTATTATAGAAATATCGCACAATGACCAATTCTTTTAGCTAATATTATTAACTTAATTAGAAAATAATAATTCAACGATTTTTGGTCAAAATTTGTAACCCAGCCAACTCAAATCCTTTGCAGGCTTCTTCATGTCTACTtctcaaaacataaataaaaactatAGTTGTATTTATTGTTAACCATATCTTTCTAATCAGTTTGATTATACATATGTTTTTGTTACAACAGTACAACACTAAAAGACATCTTGATTACAAGCAAACATGAGGTGGAATAAGCTTTCCAGGATTCATGATGCCATTGGGATCCAAAGCCGCCTTTATCTTTCTCATCGTCCTCAAATTCGCTGTTCCAAGTTCTTTTTCAAGATACTGCAAATACAATCATTAGTCAGGGGCATTTCAGACATTTAACCCAACCCAAAAAACATAAAatcaatacatatatatatgctTACTTTCAGTTTCCCTGTACCAACGCCGTGTTCTCCGGTACATGTACCCTCCATTGATAATGCAGCGTGAACCATGAAGTTGTTTAATCTTTCAGCCTCCTTACGTTGTTCTTCGTCTTCGGGATTGAATAAAATTACGGTGTGAAAGTTACCGTCACCGGCATGAGCGATAACCGTGCTGTTAACAGGAATGGGTCAAAATGTCAAATAGTCAACGATTTCATATCAAGTCAAATTGTTGAGAACACAGATGAAACATAGTTACATACCCTAGCAGAGGTGAAGCGTCTAGTTCTTGTTTAGATTTAGAAATTAGTTCAGCCAGATGTGATAAGGGTACACATACATCCTGAAAAGAGAAATTGATTTTGACTTTTTCTGGTCAAGCGTAATAGTTTGCGGATATTTGTGGTGCTTTTTGGAGGGGAAAAAGATGAGAAAAAATGAATGAATTAATTAACGGGACTAACCGTTGTCATTGCTTCACAATTAGGTGCCATTGCTAAACAGGCATAAAGAGCTTCTTTCCTTATCTACAAAAACGCAAGAAAAATTAAGATAAGGATCAGAAATTAACATAGTAAACATGCAGTGATTAGCATTAATTAACCTTCCAAAGTTCCTTTTTAGCATCTTTATCTTCTGCAAAAACAAAATCTGAGCCGTTATGCTCGGATGCAATCTTCTGAACTATGTGTGTCTGCTCACGTGTATATGCTTCTGTAAAATAACAAATTTTGATGCCAAACATTAGCAGTCTTGTTATAAGAACTTACAAGCATCGACAATCTTTTTTTGCAAATACCAAGAAGGAGAACGAGAATAAATTACCGGTGCCGATTAATTCAAACATTAAAGTTGGAAACTCGGGCAAATCTTTTCCATTAGCAAGATTAATAGCCTTAACTTGAACCTCATCTAACAGCTCCACTCTTGACACCTACCAAAAACATTATCCACTTTGTTTCACAAATTCACGCTTTTTATAGTGTCAGTTGAACATGATTCAAAAAAAGCATGATTCAAAAAAAGCATACCTGAATGCCAGACAACATTGCTGCTATTGCCACATCAGCTGCATCTTTGATGGTAGGAAAATTGCACATTGCAACCTGCAACCAAATCCAATTGTGTGTTAGGTTTAAATATAAGGGAGTTTTAAGTAATTTTATCAAAATGGAGGTTACAATGGAATGTTCTGGAATCTTCTGTAGGCGCAGTGTAACTTCTGTTATTACACCTAAAGTGCCTTCACTGCCAATCATCAGCCGAGTAAGATCATACCTACACCAACATAATActtttaattgatatttaagTAAAGTCCAAAGTATAAACTAAAATGCATATTCTTATAGTAAATGACAATTATACCCACCCAGCAGCACTTTTTCTAGCACGAGATGCTGTCTTGACAACCTCTCCGTCTGCTAAAACAGCCTACAAAGGAAGCTAATCATGATGTGATGTGGCATTTACTTCACTAAAAGAAATTgaattaaatttataaaaacaaaccTTAAGATTTATGACATTGTCACGCATGGTTCCGTACCTGCATACTTAAAGCATAAATACACACTCAAATACTCGAAAAACAAGAGCCATATAACAATATTACTATCTACAACAATTTCATAATGTTATTGTCGACAATTTTTTTCCTTAAAACGTGTTATATTAAATGTAATTTTGTGATAAGAggatattaaaaaaacaaagtgtCTACCTAACAGCTAATGAACCAGAACAACGCGTCCCGCACATCCCTCCAATGGTTGCTCCAGGTCCTATACAATAAATGTATAAACATGGATTAACATGAGAACATTTTTTTATGTAAAAGAACTTATATAATATATACTAACCGGGGTCAAGAGGAAAGAATAGACCATAAGGTGCTAAGTATTCATTAAGCTCCATCCATCCAATCCCAGGCTCGACAACGACGTCCATGTCCTTAACATGAAGTGCTTTAACATTCTATAACAAAATCAATAAGAATGAATATCAACAAATGCTTCTTATATATAACAAGATTGAGGAACAGATTAACTAAGAACAAGATTTCAAAATTGATGGTTCTAAATTGAAACCACccatgtatatgtgtatatatataaagatatatgtatatacacatatgtGTGTACGTATGTTTATTGAAAATCAACCAACAAGTCAATCACACAAGGTTGGTCATGTACCATAAGTTTGAACAAGAAAGGGCGGTTCATACTTTCATTAAGGTCATGTCAATGCAAACACCTCCGTTAGGAGATAAAGTGTGACCTTCAATTGATGTAGCTCCACCATACGGTACAATAGGGACCTGCAAAATGGAATATTTAAAGAAAGTTCATAATATATTGTTAGTGTATATTCATACGAGTAGCTTTAAAAGCAGACATACTTCAATTCGTGAAACAACATAAGAGATCTGACCTTATACTTGTTACAAGCTTGGACAATCTTAGACACCTCGTCTTCAGACCTGCACACATAAAAAAAAGGTTCTACATGAGATGGATCAGACAAAATAACTATTTATCCAATATCCAAAAAATGAAGAGTAGTTCGATAACACCACACTTATCTTGACGTTAAATTTTAAAACCACAAATTGTGTGTTACCTCGGAAACACAACAACGTCAGGGATATTGACTGCTTTGTGAAAACTGTACTGTGGTTTCCCATGGAAGTATCTCTCATCATGATCTAGAGTCATGTTATCCTGTTAAATTAGCATAAACACTCATGTTCATCTTCATAGCTATCCAAATTCTATGTTTACTTGCCACAAAATTGTCAATAACCACCAGGGAGCTTGGCCCGAAAATGAGAAAGAAAAAAACAGATACATAACCGTAGTTGTTAATGGTGAATAGCAACAAATAGCGGTAAAGggtatatgctacatagcgaatagcgataaatagcgggggctattttataaatagcgatacactataaagaaattttttaaaaattatgtgtatattatatcaaaataccctggcatatacgctattttacatgtatatttaaaaaaaaacccaaaatccagctattttatagctatatttaattgctatttatattaaaaaaaactgaAATCCGGCTATTTATGGCTACATGCCCTGTAGCGACCCTCGACCAATACGCTACGCTATAGCGACCGCGCTATTGACCATGATGTACATAAGACTGAaataatctgtttttttttttcaaagaaagAGGTACAATTTAATAATCAACATCAAacattcattttaaacttaatgTATATAAACCACTAGTGTATATTTTAACAAACCTAATTTAGCCTAACTTCATGATACACACTAGTGATTGGCCATATGAACCATGATTCCTGTTCTTTTGGAAACACAAATAAAAAAATGTGTAACtttaaagaaataaaaaatatgcTACAAAAACACCCCTCATTCTTGCAATATcaaattaggtttttttttcacaGTAACACAAACTTGCAATGAGATATTAAAAAAGTTACATATAAAAACAATAAGAAAAAAGATTACTTGACATATGGCCTTGAGTTCATGAATAAGCTCAGATGGGACTGGCTTATAACTGCCCTTCACAACAAGCTCTGTGCTATCTTTGCCCCCAATTCGCCCACCTCTGAAACCCCACAAAAATTAAAACCCATTCAAATTAGACCATAACAACTAAACCCcacaagacaaaatcaagaaaatggtGAAGATGAAAACAAAAGTACGTTTCTTGGAGATTAGGGGCATCACATAAAGATGGGTTTTTCTGAAAGTGAATCGCAAGTGAGCCCCCGAGGATAATGGGAAGCAAGAAAGTCCTCCATGATtgatagttgttgttgttgtgattgTTAAGAATGGTGCTGTCAAGAATTGGTGATTGAGATTTGGGTGTGTGTTTGATGAAGTTGTGAATGAATCTGATGGGTTTGGAAGAAGGGCGCAAACGAGAGAGTAAACCGGAGAACGCCATTGCTTTCTCCAGATGAATGAATGTGTATTGGATAAAGTGAAGTTAAATAATACACATACACTATACACGAAGCAATTTATTGTAAATGAATATTGTTTAATAGCATTTTTTTCTGAACGGCGAATAAAAGATTATTAATGGCCAAAGCTACCGACACGAACGTAGCAGGAGATACAGATACACTGTGGTAAAACCCTGACTCATTTCAGAGTAATTTTGCTCTTAGATAAGACTCGAATATATTATCTTCACTTTGAAAAGTTATAAGATGTCAATATACCAGAATGTTTTGTaggtttttttaagatataatatGACGAAACCTTTTATAAAAGACTAGTGGGTTTatccgcgcgttgcagcgggatCCAAAAAAACATGCAATAGATTAACTTTCATTATAACCTTCTCTACAATTATATATCTGGACTCACGACTTGGCCAACGCTTTTTATCCTATCGGGCTATCGGCTCCATCTTATGCTAGTGCCCATTACTCTCACTTTCACTGTTTGTTTTGTTCTATTTgattatttttgtaatttataCATATAACCATGACAGTTATGTAACCATAAAATCTTGTTGTAAAAAACATAATTAAACCATTACTTTCTCTATTAGTTTAGTTAGGTTATCTTAGTTATAATTCGACTCACCAGTATTGTAATTCAACATTATAAGGATTACACTTCTATAGACTGATAAAAATTAAGTATAAACACTAAAATatcaaaaaatatttaaaaatgtaGATGGTGTTCATTTTTAGAATGGTTTTATAAACCATAAATTATATCCTACACTTTGTACAACTTGTCCCAAGAACAAACAAATTACAAaaatttacatgaacattttaaTCTAAAAATGGACATTGACTATCAACCGATATGTATACAAAAAAATCCGATTTAAAAACTTAGAATCGGAAACATAAGCCTTCCTTCCTGTAAAGAACACTAATAAATGCATTTATGAGAAATTGATAGAAAGATAAATGAGATGAAGTTTGACTTTCTAACATCAAAGAAAGTACTAACCAACTTAAATCAGTATGATGGTTTTTAGATTATAAAGTAATTTGATGAGTACATCATCGCTTCACGTCTGCATGGAGTCAACTTAGATGATCATGGTTCTTGGTGTCATTACATGGATTGCGTACCTAATTCAAATTAAAAAGAGAAAATTAAGCGCAGGAGGCATGGTTCGAACTCGTTATCACCTGCTTGTCAATCCAACaattctaaaaataaataataggtGAGATAGATGTTGTGCTTACAAATATATTTTGAGAATATGAAAAGCAAACCTGACTCACTTGAAATTTTACCGTCTCCCTCCAACATGTCAGGCTTGAAAGATTAAGCTAATATTCAACTTTTCTTTTCCTTGTCTTCTCCATCCACTCTCTTCTCTATAATACAGTTTAATACaattcttttttttatatatttcaatTTCCCTAAAGAAATGAAGTTTATATTCCATCATATTATCAGAAGACGAAAACGTAGAGACGAATACATTTTTTTTCTATAACACAGTTTCTCTAGAGAGATGAAGGTTATACTCCATCATAATATCAGAAGATGAAAATGTAGAAACAGAGATGTAAAGTCAACGATTTAAAGGATGAGTAGAAGTTCATTTACAACTCAAGACATTATGCTATTACTACTCGGTCTTGGTCCTTAGATTGTAAACCTGCTAACTGAAACCAGGTCCGACAAAAGCCAGACTACACATTTTAGGGTTGGTGCAGTTCGGTTTGTCATTCATGCTCAGCCCTGCATTACCAATGTTTTACTCCAATCCAAAAACATAATTCAAGCAACACAAGATGTTTAACGTTTCTGGTTATCGAGTTAATTGTTTGGGATTTACCTTGAATCGCGATTGATGACCAAAAACAACGGGGATGTTGGTATTTTGCGGTGGCTGACCAGAGGTACGAACGAACAACATACCGGTATGACACCAGCTTCTAGTATCTCAGGCAACAACGGTGGTAACTTCACAAACTATGATCGACGAACTTATCTAGAAAGAAAATATGTGAGGGATGCAGGATGTTTATTAAGATCGAACATATAGGCAATGAGGGAGTCATGAAATTTTGAGACATGATATATATACACTTCGAATTGCTTATCATGGCTATTCAATGGTAACATTATGGTGTTTAATTTTTGTATGATTGCCATAAATTTGATCGGTTATTAGACCTATCAATTCTTCCGTTTCATATCTTAAGTCATGAATTGAAATATGATGAATCATAATGATAACTCATTTGTTATGAGGTTTATGAAAAGGTGGTAGTTGGTTACCGAAACCAAAGCATTTACAAGCATATAAAATTCcatttaatatataatattaacTCATTGATGTACattaattttatttaatatatattatctCTCATTAACTTTTTATGGTGCAAAAGAAGAAGACAAATTTACCTCTAAAAGATAATTAATACATGTATTTTGTGTTGTATTCAAAGCATTTCTACTTGTACCTCTTAAGTTTTAAGAAGTCCCTaatgaaatgctttataatatatatagtatagattaattTTGTGTTAAGTTTTACTAGAAGCATATAAACTTTTTTCGAAAAAGGTATATCTTAGGTTGTGAGGTATGAGGCATTTTTGTTGGGGAATTTTCAGAAACCGGAcgatcagagaggcgtgtaatcactctcagatcaaattatttcagTGGTTCACctgaataattcaatcggatacaactctgatttcgAGAAATTGAACTAGTGTATGTTGTTTGTGTGAATTGATGAACCAGAAAATATGATCAAAAACtgaatacgaattgggttttggGGTGTAACTGTCCAATGGCAGTTAATCCAATTTTTGGACAAAACTGTCATTTAACTGCCATTTTCAAACATTTCGAAAATGTGGcaaaattcagaaaaataaaatttctgtcacatttttattaaaaccccagccaggggctctgccccttggaccccgccaggggctgccgccccttggaccctgctcccaggggcgctgcccccgaacccccgccaagggggcgctgcccccttggaacccccgtagagtacgggctccgcccgtacacttcgaataataataactcaaacaagcgtgcactcccgcacctcctaacttgcttgatgtgtattattattcgctttgatcaccaagtcaatccccgattacactaaaatatctaacattaTGCCCATGCCACCTCAGCAAAAAATACATGATAGCGCCCCTCCTACCATATCACGGACACCATTAGAGGCGCTATTGAGAGGATGTGATTGCAATTGTGGTACTTGTGTGTGGAAGGGGGCGCCATTAACGAGAAGGGGGTTTTATGTTATATCCTCCAAGTTAAAGGGGCACTATTATTGAGGTGGAGCTGAGGTGGCACAATGGAGTCTCAGAGCTCCATTCCATACCCTAATGGGGCGTTATCCCCATGCCATATCAGCCAAAAAGAACCAATAGCACACCCCCCCTCTTACCATACCCGAAGTGCTATCATGAGGGTGCTATTGGTAGGTTGTTAAGGCAATGACAAGCAATAGCGAGATATGTGTGTGAAGAAGGGGACGCTATATCATACCCTAGAAAGAGGACGATATTAATGAAATGGAGTTGAAGTGTTACAATGAAGACCTAGAAGTTCCATTCCATACCCTCAAATGTTTTATTCAACTTCACTAGATAAAGACAAATCTTGTAACCGCATATCGTTGGGTTTTTTCACTAAATCAACAATAGCTATGTACGAATTCGTTATATGGTTTCTCCTCCTTGTTCCATTTAaagaaatataataataataactaggaattagtacccgccgcaatgcggcggggttCTTACATGCGAGCATCCGTCCTTGTCTTCTTCTCCAACCTTCCGACTCGTAGTTATCTCATCGCACCGGAAAAAAAGCCGGATCTAAATGACACCAAAAGTGAGTTGTAAAGTAGTTTGGATCTGATTGTATGCATATGCTTTCCTTCAATTCTTTCTTGTTTTCCTTATCTTTCTCCTGAGCAAAAAAAAAAGACCATTTTTCATTTGGTGCTACATCATATATAGTATAAAAACATTTGGAAAGAGATCAAAAAATAATGTGATGCTTATGCCTAATAATTTAGTGTACATGGAGCACATTTGATAAACAAAAGGGATAAACTTGTACATGCCTGTCTATTTCTTTTAGCATGAGTAGATCTGGATGTGGTTAAATGCATTCGCAATGGCCGTTCGAATAGCTCAAATTTATTATCATCGTAATGGCCGTCCGAATAGCTCAAATTTATTATCAAACAGCTTGCTACTAACAAAAACGTTAAACGGATGCACACATGTGACTATTTGTATATGCACTTCGACACCCATAACAAAACTCAAGCACACGTCTTTAAGCTGGTAGGTTTGGCGGCAttcaccagtttgtcagtttctGTAGTATGTTGTTGGCTTGGAGTTTTTGTTGTTTTGTTCTTTTATTATCTTTGTTTTTCGTCTCGCAAGTTGCCAAATACACAGACATTGGATTAGCCGTACATGTCAGAGGCTCTTTTAGATAACATACTTACAgacaaaaaaaaaccaaaaatataaaTGAAATAATAATAGTTGTACATGTTAAAAAAAGAAAGGTATTCAGACCAGTTGACCAGAAGCCGTCACCTCCTCGAGTAGTGGTCTTGTGTTTGAGCGCTCAACAGGATGCTTGTTGTCTTCATTGTATATGGCCACACTCGGAATAAAAATACCTGAAACAAACGGAAATGCAGCATTGGCatccatcaatcaatcaataatttATCTGTTATAAACCAATTTCGAGCTGCCAAGGGCCAAAAATAGTATTGAAGCTAGGATCAAGGCAGACGCCCTCCAATTGTTAATTCTTTCATGCATTACTCCAACAATAGGAGACAAAGGCACGTCATCAAACATATGAATTGAGACCGTAGCCATACATAATGGCAACACTTATACAGCAAGTAATGATGATATCTCATCTCATTTTTCTATTTTTGTGCATAAGCACAATAGCTCGCGTAGATACACAAAGGGCTGCCGTACGCCGTCCTCAAGTTTGTATCACCTTTATTATCATAGTCATTAAGCACGA
Above is a window of Helianthus annuus cultivar XRQ/B chromosome 14, HanXRQr2.0-SUNRISE, whole genome shotgun sequence DNA encoding:
- the LOC110904340 gene encoding D-lactate dehydrogenase [cytochrome], mitochondrial is translated as MAFSGLLSRLRPSSKPIRFIHNFIKHTPKSQSPILDSTILNNHNNNNYQSWRTFLLPIILGGSLAIHFQKNPSLCDAPNLQETGGRIGGKDSTELVVKGSYKPVPSELIHELKAICQDNMTLDHDERYFHGKPQYSFHKAVNIPDVVVFPRSEDEVSKIVQACNKYKVPIVPYGGATSIEGHTLSPNGGVCIDMTLMKNVKALHVKDMDVVVEPGIGWMELNEYLAPYGLFFPLDPGPGATIGGMCGTRCSGSLAVRYGTMRDNVINLKAVLADGEVVKTASRARKSAAGYDLTRLMIGSEGTLGVITEVTLRLQKIPEHSIVAMCNFPTIKDAADVAIAAMLSGIQVSRVELLDEVQVKAINLANGKDLPEFPTLMFELIGTEAYTREQTHIVQKIASEHNGSDFVFAEDKDAKKELWKIRKEALYACLAMAPNCEAMTTDVCVPLSHLAELISKSKQELDASPLLGTVIAHAGDGNFHTVILFNPEDEEQRKEAERLNNFMVHAALSMEGTCTGEHGVGTGKLKYLEKELGTANLRTMRKIKAALDPNGIMNPGKLIPPHVCL